From the Mycobacterium sp. 155 genome, the window GATCCCGGTGAGCGCCCCGGCGACGCCCACCGATGCCCCGACCCTGTCGGGCACCCCGACGACCACGACGCCGCCGCCGGCCCGGGGGCCGGGCGGCTAGTCACCTCCGCCGGTTGAACCGGGTGGCCGAGGCTTGATCTCGCGGCCGGATCACGATCTGGTCCAGGTCGACGTGGCTCGGGCGGGACGCGACGAAACCGATCACCTCCGCGATGTCTTCGGCGACCAGCGGTGTGACCCCGGCATAGACGGCGTCGGCCCGTGCCGCATCGCCGCCGAAGCGCATCAGAGAGAAGTCGGTGTGCACCATGCCCGGTGCAATCTCGGTGAGCCGCACCGGTTTTCCCAGCAGCTCACCGCGCAGGGTGCGGTGCAGGGCGCTCTGCGCATGCTTGGCGGAGGTGTAGCCGCCACCGCCGTCGTAGATCTCGAGCGCCGCGATCGAGGTGACCGTCACGATCAGCCCGTCGCCAGAGGCTTCCAGAGCGGGCAGCAGCGCGCGGGTGACCCGTAGCGTCCCCAGCACGTTGGTCTCCCACATCCAGCGCCAATGGTCCAGATCCGCCGCGGCCACGGGCTCCAGGCCCCTGGCCCCGCCTGCGTTGTTGACCAGCATGTCGACTCGGTCCAGTCCGGCCGCCAGCGCGTCGACCGCGTCGTCGTCGGTGACGTCCGCCACGATCGCCGTACCCCCGATCTCGGCTGCGACGGCCTCGATCCGGTCGGCGCGGCGGGCCACGCAGACTACGTGAAATCCAAGGGCGGCAAGGGTTTTGGCGGTCGCGGCGCCGATGCCCGCGCTGGCACCGGTCACCACCGCCACCCGGCGGTCGTTGTGCGGAGTGGTCATCTGCCCAACCTTAATTGGCGTGCTAAGTTCTCCGTATGTCTCGGAGTTCTCAGGCTGCCATCGCGCGGCGTGCGTGTTGTTGTCGCGCACCCCGCCGCGCCTGATTCGAACCCGGACGTCGTTTTCCCGTCCTACTGAGTCGCCAGGTGTGGCCCCTGCCCACCCGCCGACCTCCCGTAAGGACATTTCACGTGACCACCGCAACTGCCGCTGCCCGCACCGCCGCTCCGCTGCGTCGTCCCACCCGCGGTGGCAGCGCGCACGCCAAGCGCGTGCTGACTCCCGCAAGTGCCCGCTACCCGCAATCGCGGCTGCTGCACATCGTCGCGCCGTCCCTCAAGGTCGCCGATGCGGCCGCGGCTTCGGTGTTCAGTGCCGCGCGGATGCGCGGCCCGGTCGCCCGTGACGTCATCGCCCAGCACACCCAGCTGAGCATCGCCACGGTGAATCGCCAGGTGACCGCCCTGTTGGAGGCCGGTGTCCTGCGCGAACGCGCCGACCTCGCCGTTTCTGGTGCCATCGGGCGCCCGCGGGTGCCGGTCGAGGTCAACCACGAACCGTTCCTCGCCCTGGGCATCCACATCGGTGCTCGCACCACCTCGATCGTGGCCA encodes:
- a CDS encoding SDR family NAD(P)-dependent oxidoreductase — protein: MTTPHNDRRVAVVTGASAGIGAATAKTLAALGFHVVCVARRADRIEAVAAEIGGTAIVADVTDDDAVDALAAGLDRVDMLVNNAGGARGLEPVAAADLDHWRWMWETNVLGTLRVTRALLPALEASGDGLIVTVTSIAALEIYDGGGGYTSAKHAQSALHRTLRGELLGKPVRLTEIAPGMVHTDFSLMRFGGDAARADAVYAGVTPLVAEDIAEVIGFVASRPSHVDLDQIVIRPRDQASATRFNRRR